DNA from Aquaspirillum sp. LM1:
GCGCTACCAGGCCAGCATTCAGCCGGGGTTTCAGGCCTCGTTTGCCGCCATGTTCCCCGCCCCGCGCCAGCGCTGGGTGGACGCGCTGGCCAGCGCCGAAGCGGATATCCGCGCGTTGCCGCATCACACCTTGATCCTGCATGGCCGCGAAGACCAGGTGATTCCGCTGGATACCTCGCTGACCCTGGCGCGCTGGATTGATCGCGCCCAGCTGCATGTGTTTGGCCGTTGCGGCCACTGGACCCAAATTGAACACGCCGACCGTTTTGTGCGCCTGGTGGCGGATTTTCTGGCCGAAGCCGACGCCAGTGCCTGACTGGGTTTTTCCTGAAAGGTTGTTATGAGTCAGCCCTCGCTCACCCAACTGGGTGATGAACTGTACCAGGCGCTGCAATCGCGCAGCGCCATTGCCCCACTCACCTCGCGCGGCTTTGAGCTAAGCCTGGACGATGCCTATCGCATCCAGCAGCGCTTTCTCGAACGCCGGCTGGCGGCGGGCGACCAGGTGATTGGCAAAAAAATCGGCCTGACCAGCGCCGCCGTGATGACCATGCTGGGCGTCAACCAGCCCGACTTCGGCCAACTGCTGGCCAGCATGCTCTACCACGATGGCGCGCAGGTGGACACCGCCAGTCTGATTGCCCCGCGCGCCGAGGGCGAAATTGCCTTTGTGCTCAAACGCGAGCTGTGCGGCCCCGGCCTGACCGCCGCCGACGTGCTGGCCGCCACCGAAGGGGTGATGGCCTGCTTCGAGATTGTCGACAGCCGGATTGCCAACTGGCAGATCAAGATTCAGGACACCGTGGCCGACAACGCCAGCTGCGGCGTGTTCGTGCTCGGCGACACCCTGGTAGACCCGCGCCGGCTGGATTTGTCCACCGTGGGCATGGCGCTGGAAAAAAACGGTGAACTGGTCGCCACGGGTGCCGGTGCAGCCTCGCTGGGCCATCCGCTTAACGCCATGGTCTGGCTGGCCAATACCCTGGGCCGCCTGGGCATCCCGCTCAAGGCCGGCGAGGTGATTCTGTCCGGCTCGCTGGCGGCGCTGATTCCGGTGCAGGCCGGTGATGTGCTGCGCATGAGCCTGGGCGGCATTGGCAGCTGCGGCGTGCGCTTTGGCTGATTCCCCACTGAGAGATATTCCATGACCGCTAAAATCCAATGCGCGCTGATCGGCCCCGGCAACATCGGCACCGACCTGCTCTACAAACTCCGCCGCAGCCCCGTCCTTGACCCGGTCTGGATGGTCGGCATCGACCCGGAATCCGAAGGCCTCAAACGCGCCGCCGAACTGGGGTTGAAGACCACCGCTGACGGCGTCGATGGTCTGCTCCCCCATGTGCTGGCCGATGGCGTACAAATCGCCTTTGACGCCACCTCGGCTTATGTCCACGCCGAGAACACCCGCAAG
Protein-coding regions in this window:
- the dmpE gene encoding 2-oxopent-4-enoate hydratase, translated to MSQPSLTQLGDELYQALQSRSAIAPLTSRGFELSLDDAYRIQQRFLERRLAAGDQVIGKKIGLTSAAVMTMLGVNQPDFGQLLASMLYHDGAQVDTASLIAPRAEGEIAFVLKRELCGPGLTAADVLAATEGVMACFEIVDSRIANWQIKIQDTVADNASCGVFVLGDTLVDPRRLDLSTVGMALEKNGELVATGAGAASLGHPLNAMVWLANTLGRLGIPLKAGEVILSGSLAALIPVQAGDVLRMSLGGIGSCGVRFG